From Oreochromis aureus strain Israel breed Guangdong linkage group 4, ZZ_aureus, whole genome shotgun sequence, a single genomic window includes:
- the LOC116325224 gene encoding proton channel OTOP2-like, which yields MSISSCYECNCLTMGNQCEPCRMMAQDKETEEFHQSNDINSPGQEGSKDEPELKISSAEVGKEKSQSWGWMGSWIICVNILILGSVLVTGSTYEEINIKAHHLQIFLIIILLLTSMWMIYYSIYTARNKNAVNYKDAHAGPTWLRGGLVLFGVLSIIMDIFKIASYVGYLHCDSAVKVAFPVVQIVFIFVQTYFLWVHSKDCVQLQKNISCCGLMLTLSTNLVLWMTAVAEESVHQTLVPTDLSNITKLDGRSFYISRASYGDHECKCSHSSCSIFKDAYYYLYPFNIEYSLFASAMAYIMWKNVGRLVGEHGHAKIKFHLKGIYIGPTFGILLVIAGLATFIAYEMEMKNEDAKAKEKALMMHFVMNIVIVSLMSIVTVIGMTIYRVDYREHVSEKSPTRNLDVGLLVGVSLGQFVISYFSIIAMIATGVKGPLNGLNLSFAIIMVIQLGLQNFFIIEGLHREPFHEVKEPSVIVNPYVVEPSNDMNNHEGSNTNTKTSPDMPEDNLHGNKIQYKYKLLWKRRVLKEVCMFLLMGNIILWIMPAFGARPQFDHTTETEFYKFNVWAPVVNVGLPFGIFYRMHSVANLFEVFLIS from the exons ATGTCTATCAGCTCTTGCTACGAGTGTAACTGTTTGACGATGGGAAATCAGTGTGAACCCTGCAGAATGATGGCCCAGGACAAGGAAACAGAGGAGTTCCACCAGTCAAACGACATAAATTCACCTGGTCAGGAGGGAAGCAAGGATGAACCCGAACTGAAGATCTCTTCTGCAGAAGTTGGGAAGGAAAAAAGCCAAAGTTGGGGATGGATGGGATCTTGGATCATATGTGTAAACATTTTGATCCTGGGCAGTGTCTTGGTCACCGGGAGTACTTATGAAGAGATAAATATCAAAGCCCATCATCTGCAGATTttcctcatcatcatcctcctgcTTACCTCCATGTGGATGATTTATTACAGCATCTACACAGCCAGGAATAAAAATGCTGTCAATTACAAGGATGCCCACGCTGGGCCAACATGGCTCAGAG GAGGACTTGTGCTGTTTGGAGTCCTCAGCATTATCATGGATATTTTCAAGATTGCCAGCTATGTGGGATACCTCCACTGTGATTCTGCAGTTAAAGTTGCATTTCCCGTGGTGCAAattgttttcatatttgtgcag ACATACTTCTTGTGGGTCCATTCCAAAGACTGCGTGCAGCTACAAAAGAACATTTCTTG CTGTGGGCTGATGCTCACCCTCTCCACAAATCTGGTTCTGTGGATGACTGCAGTTGCTGAGGAGTCTGTTCACCAAACGTTAGTTCCCACCGATCTGAGCAACATCACTAAACTTGATGGGCGAAGCTTTTACATCAGTAGAG CAAGTTATGGGGACCATGAGTGTAAGTGCAGCCACTCTTCATGTAGCATCTTCAAGGATGCCTACTACTACTTGTACCCTTTCAATATCGAGTACAGCCTCTTTGCCTCTGCTATGGCCTACATCATGTGGAAAAACGTGGGTCGATTAGTAGGTGAACATGGGCACGCCAAAATCAAATTCCATCTTAAAGGCATATATATCGGCCCTACTTTTGGAATCCTGTTAGTGATCGCAGGGCTGGCGACCTTCATTGCATATGAgatggaaatgaaaaatgaagatgCAAAAGCCAAAGAAAAAGCATTGATGATGCACTTTGTCATGAATATAGTCATAGTGAGCCTCATGTCTATTGTGACTGTGATTGGCATGACGATTTACAGGGTTGATTACCGCGAACACGTGTCAGAAAAAAGTCCCACACGCAATCTGGATGTGGGGTTGCTGGTCGGAGTCTCACTGGGACAGTTCGTCATTAGCTATTTCAGTATCATAGCCATGATTGCAACAGGAGTCAAAGGCCCCCTGAATGGGCTCAATCTGTCCTTTGCCATAATTATGGTGATCCAGCTTGGCCTGCAGAACTTTTTCATCATTGAAGGTCTGCATCGGGAGCCTTTTCATGAAGTCAAGGAACCATCTGTGATTGTAAATCCTTATGTGGTGGAGCCCAGCAATGACATGAACAACCACGAAGGCTCAAACACGAACACAAAGACAAGCCCTGATATGCCAGAAGATAACCTGCATGGCAACAAGATACAGTACAAATACAAACTGTTGTGGAAGCGACGAGTGTTGAAGGAGGTCTGCATGTTTTTGCTGATGGGAAACATCATT ctgTGGATCATGCCTGCATTCGGTGCTCGTCCTCAGTTTGACCACACCACTGAAACTGAATTCTACAAATTCAACGTATGGGCTCCTGTTGTAAACGTGGGACTTCCTTTTGGCATCTTTTACCGAATGCATTCGGTTGCCAACCTTTTTGAGGTGTTTCTGATATCATAA